In Poecile atricapillus isolate bPoeAtr1 chromosome 1, bPoeAtr1.hap1, whole genome shotgun sequence, the sequence CAATCTGTGCATCTGCCAGCTGCTGAGAGGTGAGAGAGGGTCTGCCACCGTTGCCTTGTGTTCAAGGGTCTGTGGATTAGTGGTAGAAACTGTCATGTGTTTGGGTAAGCGATCCAACAAACTCCTCAGGGCAAATGTTATGCCAGTGGCCTGGAAAGCTGGCTTGGAGGTATGGGGTATTAAACATCAGTCCTGGGTCTAAACCAGTTTTTAGTTTTGTTAGGCTGCTCCCGTTTTTTTAAAccaacagcttttcttttggatCTTGTCAGtctcttggttttgtttccagctgtttttatttcctgtctTTGATAGGATCCTTCTGCAAAGAAGTCTGTGGGATCAGCACAATTTAGGTCATCAGCCTCTCCACACTAAGCAATGATCAGGTGTTGGGTCTCCTGCTTTTGGAGCGTGGCTTAAAAGGTGGTTTTGTGTTGGGCTGTGACCACACATGTGTTGTCTGCTGGGTCAGAGCATGGTTACTTTTGGATAATCTTTCATGGCTAATCCTGCACCAGGTGCATGCATTTCTTGGATTAACTCTGGGAGGTTTGGACCTGACCTGGGAGCAGATGCTGCGGAGGCGAGCCAGCCTCACGTGTATGGCTGCTCTTGCGTGTGAGCTGTTCTCAGGCAAATTCCCCAAAGCAGAGGATTGCTCTGCAAGGTTTGTTGTCTGAACTCAGCTCTGAACCTCTGtgataaaataaaacccagagaTGATTTCCTCTGATAGTGTGcatttggattttgtttggcCTGTCACTGCTGAGCTGCAATGTTTTTCATTTGGCAGTATTTTTGTCATGAAGATAGTTCCTACTGAGTGGACTCCAGCTGTGGACTAGACTATAAAACCTTCCTAGGCTTGTTTCTGTACAATTAAATCTTTTCTGCAGTTAGTGAAGTGGTGTTTCGTAAGTAATTTTGATGGTGATAGCTGCTTAAGCTTGACTAGGGCATTTGCTGGTGACTCTCTAAAAGAAGAGTTTCTCTCTTATGAAATGGGAAATCTTTCAATTATCGGATGCAGATTATTCCCCAATGTCTCACAGAAGTGCCTGCTCTGCAACTCATTCATTAGGGGGAATGGGAGGGGGATAAAAATAAACTTGCTTCATGTGGCTGGAGACTTGCTGATCTTTGTGAGGAAATTTTTGGGTGGGAAGATGTGATGTCCTCATTTGCCAGCTGTCTCCTTGCCTTCAGATGCTTTGTCCATGTAGCGCCTTGCCGTAGCAGCAGTGGCTGTCCTGCGACGCTGGCCGCTCCATTAAGCGTTGTCTTAATGGCTTGTGTTTTGCGCAGTTGTATGAAATGCACATTAATGGAGACAGCTTAATGCCATCACCCTGAAGTAATGAATTGGTATGGATTGCCATTACCATTATAGCGCAGTTAAAAGCTGTGTTTGTTTCCGATTTACATTTCCCAGCTCTGTAAGCAGATGGGTTTTCAGGCCACGCAGTTGGAAGGAACCTGGCAATTCAGCTGCAACCTCCTTATTACAGTGTTCATACAAATAGCAGCTCTGGGGGGGTGTTTTGTTAACTCAGACAAGTTAAACAACGCATTTCAGTTGATCATGCTACTGCAAACTGTATTCAGAGATCACTGTAAATCCAGGGTATCCTATAAAAAGCTGGAAATGTATTGCCTGCGTGCAATGCAGTTTCATACAGCTGCCCTCGACAAAAATTGTTACTCTTTGGACCCCATTCAATTTTTCCTCTATAACCTCATGTGGATTTATATAAAAAGATAACTTGGGAGGCCTGGGAGATGGTGGGATAGTCAAGTTTTGTGGACCTAAATGTATTCATCTTCCAGTGAAAGTGCAAATTATCTCCTACTTTTCCAAAAGGCTTCATTGTCTTGAGTATTTGCCTCTCTGGCTCCCAGAGTGTTGCCATCATAGCTGGTGCTCCTGCCATTAGTAAAGCTGAAAGATGGTGAGCTCTGGATGAGTAGCTGAATTGCAATGGATCACTTTAGACagtgatttttttgctttttccatttcataGGCTGTCTCATCGATCTCTTGATCCTGTAAAGACAGGAGCACTCAGCCCACTTTCTGGGCTTTGAGTCCATACCAACAGATCTGTAGGTCACTGCTTTAGAGGGTGATGCTGTCTTGTACCACCTATAGATTTTTTGCTTAGCATGTCAATGCCTGGGCCTTTTATTCCCTGTGGCTTTTACCAAGTGGAGGACAAATACTCTTCTCCTCATAATTTGCTTTTTGCTCATGAcgtttcttttgctttctctcttcTGCTTAGGTTGCTTTGAATGTTGCATTAAGTGCCTAGGAGGAGTGCCATATGCTTCGCTCGTGGCAACCATTCTCTGCTTCTCGGGGGTAGCGTTGTTTTGTGGCTGTGGCCACGTGGCGCTCACGGGAACCGTGTCTATCCTCGAGCAGCACTTCTCCACGACTGCCAGTGACCATGCTTTGCTGAGTGAAGTGTAAGTATGCCTCCCATTCCCATTAGTCATCGTAACACCCTCATGCTAAATGAGTAGAGATGGATTCATACCTCAGTCTCCATCCCTGAGTATTAGGTTGCTAGTTTTCGTAACAGCACTCTATAATTTACTGGTATTCACATACAAAGAACCAGTGTCTATCCTAGTACACCTGTTTATATTGGGACCAGTACTATTTAATATCGTCATCAGTACCACAGACAGTGGaattgagtgcaccctcagccgctttgcagatgacacccaagctgagtggtgcagttTGCTCACCTGAAAGGAAGGATGCCACCCAGAGGGACCCTGAAAGCCTTGAGGGGTGGGACTGTGTGAACCTCATGATGTTCACCGTGGGCAAGTGCAGGGTGCTGCACATGGTCAGGCCAGTGCCCAGTATCAATATATGCTGACAGATGAAGGggttgagagcagccctgccaagaaGAACTTGGGGGCACTGTTGGATGAAAAACTGAATGTGAGTTGGaaatgtgcacttgcagcctAGGAAGCCAATtatatcctgggctgcatccaaagcgGTGTGaccagcagggtgagggaggtgTTTCTGCCCCTCTAGTCaggtgagatcccacctggagtgctgcatctgGGTCTGGGTGTGCTCAGCATGGACCACGTTGAGCTCACGGACCTGTTGGAGTGACTCTGAAGAAAGCCACtgagatgatcagagggctggagcacctctgctgtgatggctgagagagttggggctgtttagcccagagaagaaaaggctctggggagacttTACAGCAGCCTGCCATCAACTAGAGGGACCTACAAGAGAGCTGAAAAGTGACTTGTACCAGGGCTTGTTGTAACAGAACAAGGGgtaatgattttattttaagagtAGATTTAGTTTTTGTTGGTGACATAGAGTTGGAAGGGATGTCAGGAGTAATATGGGAGTATGGTTCTGTCCATCCCTCTTCAGAAGAAGCTGGACTGGTATATGAATAAAAAGcgagaaaaaaatggaaagatcTGCAAATGTAGCCTTTGGACATAACCACTGGTGAAATATTTGGGTCTTTTATGTTCCCAAGGCTTCTCTCTGAGGCCAGAGGAAGGCCTGAAGTGCTGCTTCGGATGCCCAGGCAGCCAGCCTGGCCGTGTGTGGCTGTGATGGGGGGTCTCTGTGACAAGCAGAGTGGGCATGGCACATACAGCAGTGCATGGGCAGCAAGCCAGACAGGTGATATTTGAATAAACTGAATATTCACTCTGGTATTAGGGTCCTGTGCAGCACACttaattcttattttaatttctgttgtcACTGACTCCATGTATATGCTTGCAGGCATAGACCTGCCAGTTTGCTGCATGCCCTCTGAGCACTGCTCCCGGTCCCACAGCACCATTTCAGGACTCCCCCTGTCCACAGGACCCTCTGTAGCCTGACCTGCTCTGGGACTGCTCCCCACTGAGGTCTCCACTTCCAGCACTGCCCACTCTCAGTCCCTGGCTGTGGCCAgcagtgtgtccccagctccatGGCATGAGCCACCAGGGAGTTAGACATAACATTTAGTGAGAAAATGCAAGCAGCTGTTCTTCAGCATCTGGGTAACAAAATACCCTGTGCTTGCATCAGTCTCCATTTAAGCAAAATAGAAGAAATTGCAAAAGCAGCAGTCATAGGCAGCAAGTTTTATGTTTTGGAGAGTTGTTGACAATGTTTCTTGTCATGTCAGCACCAGCAGTTGGGAAAATGCATAATTCCTACCAAAGCAGCTCAGGGCTCAGCTGAGTGGAGCCAAGGGGGTGGCAAGGGAGAAGAGGTGTTACGAAGGGACAAATTTAAGGCTATAGCaacatttaataaaaagaaaaaaattagtaagaCACCCTTTGGAATAGACTTTTTTAACCAGTTTCCCTATTACTAATTTCTGGTAGCAAGCATTGAGTCTCTCCTGGACTATTAATGATGgtgaaattatttcttctataCTCTCTCAAGTCCTGAgttaattttttcattctttacaGCACATGTGCAACAGATTTATCCAGTTATTTTTAATCAGTTTGGAAAACAAAGATAACACTTTCCACATAAAATTTGGAAAGAGCAATATCCTATTTTGATACAAGGGTAACATTTACTATATAAATCGTAGTCATTAATATTCTTTAAGCTAAAACATTCAGATGCTCTTTGGAGATTTATGCCCACAGCTACTTAGTGGAGAGTGgcaagaatcagaaaaaaatatattgagcAAAGCATATTTATCCTCAGAAAACTGGTGGTGTGGTCATATAAAATTAACCTCTTGGTTCTGTGAATAGTTTCATCCAAAATAACCATCCCAACAATTAAATTTTAAGAAGTTCCGGGAAAATCATGCTAATAACAAAATATGACTTTTGAAGACCAGGAGTGTTGTATGGAAGATCTGGCATTCTGTTCCTCCAAAACAATTAGCTTTTATCAATCAATCTGATTGATAATAtttagaaattattcttttcatcTACCTATTCTAGctaaaggaaaaatactgttAGTGTGTCATTACAGATGGTAGATTTTTAAGAAACCAAGAACTTTCTCAAAGAACATCTGAGGGAAGTGCTTATACCATGTGCCCTGAGATGATCTTACTGTGAGTGATTCCAGAGGAAATGGAAGCATTTCCTAAATAACTCTTccattaaaaagaatttttaaaaaaaagaaaaattaacattttgagGTGCTCAACACTGCTGTGACCTAAAGCACTGAAACTACCAGCTCAGTTGGAACCCTTCCAGGCTGTAGAGCAGCCTCAGGAGAAGTCACTGCATGTTTGCTGAGTCGTGTGTCAGACAAATATTGCTGAATTCAGAAATTTTTGCAAACTTAAGTTAATCGGATTTCACAGGTGGAAATGGTGAATTTCAGGGACTGCTTCCTTTCCCTAAGCCAAAGGAATGACCACAGAGCCTGATAGTTCAGTCAGGGGTTTGGCTTCAGGCTTTGCCACTTCAAAGCCCTGCATTGTCCCTGTCAGCCATTCCCAAGTTAGGTGTTAGGAGCagtaagaggaaaaagaaaacaccccAGTGGAGGGGTGAAACTGCAGCTTTAACATAAAGACTAACACCTGTCAGTGTAAGGACTGCAGCACCAACAGTGGATGCTCAGGTGACTGCAGGACTAATGCACATCAGGATTGCTTacctgggaaggagcagagttGTAAGAGTGTTTTCCTGCAGTCTGCTTGCTTAAAATGCAAAGGAGCCTTGAACTTCTAGGAGTTGTCTCtcatttattataatttaaGAGGATTGACTTTGTTTTTATTGGACTgaaattaattatataatttctttattttctgttttagaaTACAGCTAATGCAGTATGTAATTTATGGCATTGcatcatttttcttcttatatGGAATAATCCTTTTGGCGGAAGGTTTTTATACAACAAGTGCTGTGAAGGAGCTGCATGGAGAGTTCAAAACAACAGCCTGTGGCCGCTGCATCAGTGGAATGGTGAGTGGGATCAGAAATGGGAACAGCAGTCTTTACTGGCTAAAACCTATTGGGCTTGGTTTGACTTCTGGGTTTTGAATAACAGAATATTGCTGCCTTCTTTGTTTAAGTTCTTGTGGGTGATCGGGGTCAATCCATGTCTTGGTTCTTCTTTGAACTTCAAGGGTGCTTGGTTAAATCAAAATCCTGCAGAAGGGCTAGGTGGGGGCTGCCATGGCCTCTGTGTCATAAAGCTGAACCCACTGGTCTAAACTAAACTGAGGAGACTGCTAACTTTAAAACACTTAATGTGAGCCAAAATGGTATTTGTCTCTTTTAAACATGGAACACTTGAGTGATGCTTAAAGGCAGACTGTAAAATGGCTGTGGTTTGCAGAGCTATTTAAGTATCAAACTGTAATGGCTCTGACTTTCATAGTCAATTGTGCTTGAGTGTCTGGATCCTTCAACAAACAGTAATGAATGAATGAAGCTTCACAACATCTTTGCACTTGAATCAAGTATTGATTTGCAGATGGCAAAAGGCAGACAGATAGAATAGCGAGGCTTCTTCGCAAAGCCGAAACACTTAGAGCCCTAAAGTTACCAGCCATATTCTCTTCAGTATACTTATGTATTAGAACAAAATTGTAAGCAAAgtttaactaaaaataaaacttgagaTTCTCACCCACATTGTTCCCAAGGGCACACTCTGCAAGAACAGCCATAACTATGTTTCTGAGAGAAGATTTCAAAGCTATTACTGAAAATCTGAATTCAAAGCTCGTAGTTATGGAGGAAGCTAAGCAGTATGACAGATCGCCCACGGGAAAGTGTGGGTGAAAAGAGAAGAGGCTTTTGATGTGATTGTTGCATTTTAATATGCAGTCTATATCCTGAACTTAAAAAATATGTACTTTCAGCTGGTTAAATACAAAAGAGATGCATGTTTATTTTCACGAGGGTTAGCAATTTTCCACTGTGCTGTTGGGTACTTACTGAATTTTTCAAGAGCTAATAAAAATAAGGCATCTGATAATTTTCCAGTTAAGCAGCTATTTGCTCAGATTTTTTCTAGGAAGTATGGTCTTCACTAAGGAGCAAAATTAGATCTAAAGCAGTGTTTTCTAAAGATCCAAAATAAAGTAGAAACATACACATCCATGCATTTCATCAGTGCAGACAATTGCTTGTGCAGTTGAGTAGTTGCAGGCACATGACTGTCAGCTTATACAAATACCAGTGTGACACATGGAAATACGgcagaaaaacatgtttttatgttTGTCCATATTTGTCCACACAATGAAGGAGAGAATTTACCAGCTGAGGAATGGCTTGGAGCTCTGGTAAGCTGCATTAATGTTTGGTTGTTACAGGAAAAGTGCCTGTATGCTGCTGTGTAAAACCTTAGGGCTAGAACAAGGTTTGTgagaagataaaatatttaacagacTAGTGACTGCAGCTGGGTACAGGCAACAGGCTTTTGGACATACCGTGACATTTTGCCACTTTGATCAAGAGCTCCTCTACTTCTTTCATTACATTACTGAGCAAAGTCCTGAAAGGCAGTCCCATCTTGCATTAGGTTGTTAAAGAAGACAGATTTCCATCTTCTCTAAATTATTTGTGTTGGCTCTGGTAATGCAGAATAGCCATTTCCCACAGTTACTACATTAAATGTGAGAGTgagtatatttttttcctgtctatTTTAGGACTTAAAGGCTTTGTGCACTTCCTGTCATGCACACTTCCACGTATGCAAACTCATTATTTATTTGTAGTGATCTACAGAAATTCTTTAACTTGGTCCATTTGGtccttcccaaaacccaaagaGATAATTTTCAATTctcacacaaaacaaaaaggtcTGGTATATGGCACTATCTAATATGAAATAGGGTATTCCAGTTGAGTTGtctataaattaaaattcagcTGGGGTTTTATGTGCCATAGTTTTGCCAGAACTTCCACCTCCCCACACAGCACCTGCCTTGACTGAAACCTAGCTGTTGTTCAGCTTTTGCTCTAACACTTGCAGGATTACTCTGGAGAAAACCTGTGGGGATGCAAACTTCCACCACTGCCCATTAGTTCAGTCCCTTGGTTCTGGGTCAGGCTGACAATCCTTCCCCCTGAGAGCCTTTCCCATCCTTGCTGTTGTCCTTTGGCACACAAATTTTAAATAAGATAGTAGAGCACCAGTGCTTtactgaaagtaaagcctttccAGTCCACCTACAGCTAAGAGCTAACAGTGAAAAGGGAGCCCAGGAGATGTAACAGCATTCCCCCGCCTTCCAAGTGGGATCCAAATCCTGTTCTCACCAGGAGGAGGGAGCTAGGAACTGATGCCAGAGCTACTGTTTCACCATAACACTTagaagaggggggaaaagagggaagaggcTTAGTGAGAGGAGAAAGCTGGATATTTTCAAAGCAATCAATGCCACATCTTTTAATTTAACCAAAGACAATGCACGtaatgtagggttttttttaaagagcaaacCCAAACCAGCAAATTTTAGTTAATAAATCCATGATTCTCTAAGGtgaagtaattaattttctgcttggTAATGTGTATTAGACCAATTGAATCCTTCTGATCTGCTGTTAATGGTCATGGTATGTTTGCAAAAATAGGCATTTTCAAATGTTACATTCCAAATTGATTTCAATACATCAGGGAGTGTGGGGGAGCTCTGTGAGCATTGATTCACTGTGTGGTTTTGATTTGCAAGTTGTATAGAAATGCTAGTATGTtacagttaatttaaaaaaaaccccttaaattgatttttgctgGAATTTATTGGTTTTAGCCTATAACCAGCATCCCTGCTTAGCTGAGAATCTTGAGAAATCAATGGGCTGCTCTTTCATGAGGGCAATCTGTTTACTCAAGCAGGCTGATGAAAAAGGAAATGTCTGAATTACTTTCTCTGTAGCACTTAAACTACCAAAGTATTTGTAAGCAATGAGAATACTGATTTTGTGTGATTGAAAATCAAATGTTTTCTTACTTGAATTCTGAAAGTATGCTTAAGattattttgaagcatttttaaggaaaatgtaAGTAGTCTTTTCAAAGAATAAACAcaaagtgtttgttttctctgcccAGTTTGTTTTCCTCACCTATGTCCTTGGAGTGGCCTGGCTCGGGGTCTTCGGCTTCTCTGCTGTGCCTGTCTTTATGTTCTATAACATATGGTCAACTTGTGAAGTCATCAAATCTTTTCAGACAAATGTGACAGTTCCAGGGGACCAGATCTGCGTGGACATCAGGCAATACGGTACTCGTTTTAATCCTGATTAAATGCTTTATCCATCCTCTTTGGTCTGTCTTCAGTAGTTTTGTCTCAGCCTTATCAGATGAATCAAATGCAAAATCATCTTCTATATCTGAATGTGCTATTACTTTTCTAATTAATTCACATTACACTGATCTCTTTCCAGATGCAATCAATTTAACTGAACTGACAAGTCACTGATCTGAAATGATTTTGTAGCGGTTTCCAATACTGTAATATTAGGTTTGAAAATAGATCAGCCTCAAAATAAACTGCTTGGAAACAGTGTGGAGAAATAGATAACCAGATTGTGGGTTTTGAACCCATATGCATATAATCTGTTCTTTCAGAAAGCTGTTTTACATTTAAAGACTGAGTGAATGTCTGAATGTTGCTCTGACAATTACTTTcagttaaaaaaccaaaaatctgcAATTATAAGTCTTCTATAACTAATAATGAATTAATACTGCTTTCTGATGGCATGCAGAAATCTGAGGGATAACTTTCATTCATTCCTTGAGGTGAATTTTTCCTGAAGTTAATGTTTTCAGCTTCCCCTGTGCAGAAGACCTTTTGTCACCATTACTTTTGGCTTCATTCTAGCTAGCATTTTCTAggaatgtttctttctttcaacTAAGTCATTCAAAGCTGAGAAAATGGATTCAAAGCTGAAAAAGTAAGAAAGCTTGGCTTTGCTCTCCTGTCCAGGTAAGTGCAGTAGAAGAGAAGATACACTGATTTTTAAAGCAACTCTTCAAATCAGTTAAACATATGCATTCTATTTTAGCAGCTCACAGCAAGAGGCTGGGAAGACATTTTCTTCAGCAGCAAAGCCTAGGAGTGAAGGGAGATGTGCTCCTCCACCTTCCTGCTTCTCCTGGTTGTTCTGCAGCTGTTAGTCCTGTATAGGGCTGTATTGTTCCCCTGATCAGTAAAACCATTTGGGTTTCAGTGTGTGATGGGAGAGAGCAGCTCCCTAACAGACAACATGTGTCACTGAACTTTCCTCACATGTTTTGGGTGGAAGCAGTAGCTAGAAGGCTGGAATTGTACGTAGCAGTTGCAGAGAAGCAGCTTTTATAGGAAGAAAATCCTATGAAATCTTTTCGAAAGCCATGCCATTCTGAGATAATTTCAATGACAATGCTTATAGAGTTGCTAATTCCAACCAGCTGGGTTGAAATGCAAAGTTGTAtggagaaacaaacaaataggTTTTGCTTAAGCTTCACATCTATTACAGGCCTAAAAGTTTGTTATTGTAAATCTGCTAGATTCTGTTGACTTTTCAGACTTTCAATCATGTAAGAAAAGTAACTGGGAGTATTTGAGGTATGACAGACTGAACTTTCTTGTAGCAGTGTTCACTTGATGCTTTTTACCTACTGGaactaaaccagaaaaaaaaaaaaatctgtaattctTCCCTCTAGTTCTATATTCACACCCTTCCACAGTAGTTTCTTGTTCAAGCAGAACCTCATCTAGTAAGTGCTACCCTGAAAGGTGCCAAGTACCTCTGAGATGCAGATTCTCTCTTCTGTGCTGAGTGGGGGAGTAGGCAGAGTGTGCAACTGGACCCAAAGTgcaaaaacccaaccaactgTTTGGCTGCCAGATGGGAAAAGCTCATCTGAGAACATGCCTTAGCAGCAGCCCTCAGTGTGAGGAGAAAGCATAACCTGAGGGAGTTGTTTGaattcctgctgccagctccaagcTCTACTGGTCAACACACGATGCCCAGAATGGGAACACAACTGGCAAGTGGGTGAAAAAGATGAGAGGAATGGAAAGTGTGTGTTGATTGCTAAAATTAGTGGTTTCTTTTCTGTGGTATTTCAGGTATTATCCCTTGGAATGCTGTACCTGGCAAAGCCTGTGGGCCAATTTTAGAGAACATCTGCAACACAAATGAGGTACAGAGATGTAACCTGTGTGCAGCTTTTGCCTACAAGTCACTTGGGCACCTTGTAATAAATACTCCATGAAAGTTTTTGGAGAGAACTCTTGCTGGTAGTATAAAGAGATTGCTTTAAGTGTAACACTGAAGTAATTGTTACATCATCatccaaaaaaattattttcacaacatttttattttctaaagctTTGCTACCATGTTAAAAAGATGGTTTTATTATCCTTATTCTCTAGAACACTTGAAATACAATTTATACTATTCCTAATGAATTACTTCAATgtttttaacatgtttttttctctagttCTACATGTCTTACCACCTGTTCATtgtggcttgtgctggagctggtgcCACTGTCATAGCATTGGTGGGtagtattttttgttgttttataattaaaaatgttcattttagGCTTAAGATGCTTTAAGATTAAATTTTGTATCTATTAAAAGTAGTGATACTAGACATGAACGAGGGTGAGCTGTAATCACTATTATTTGCTGCCATGATTTGGTCATCGCAAGTCAGCAGTTCCCCAACTTCTGCTTTAGGAAGTCATCTTAACCCACCTCCCCCATacttaggaagaaattatttgcatGTCCTTTCAAAATCCTACTTCTATCCactatttctgcttttatttccactatttatttttggttttgtagtTTATTTGATCAGCTGCTTGTAACCTCTTGGTTTCCTTTGCCTGCAGCCAGGCAGATTGACTGGTCCAACCCTGCAGTGCCCGTTCCAGGTAGCAGCGGGGAAAAGGGACGTTAACCAGATGCCTTGTTCCTATGTCTAACGCGTCCTTTAGTGGCCAGCTTCTAACCTCGTGCCAGCCAAGCCCTGGTGTAACACTCACAACTGGCTGACAAAATAGCCTTAGGGTTTGCACTGGGTTGTCCTCCCCAGAGAAATGGCAGGTTATTTATTTGCATCTTCACCAGGAAAGGAGCTCAGAGTAACATCTGTTGTAAAATTATCAAGAGTTGCCCAAGTGGGCTCCAGCCGTCACCTTGTTGTATCTTACTCTCCTGTATTTTCTCTTCCACCAGCTGATCTACATGATGGCTACTACATATAACTATGCTGTTTTGAAGTTTAAGAGTCGGGAAGATTGCTGCACTAAATTCTAAATTGTATAAGCCCAGTAAAAAGCTGCATTGCGTAGCTTGAAATACCACTGACACCCTAGACTAAAAGTCTAGCTTTCTGAATTTTGTTACAGTAATTGTAAATAGCTTCAGTAAGCATCGTTTAGCTTATCAAATTAATGAAATGACTTCTTGTATATGAACTATGATGTGGATGAGATCTGGCTATTTTTTCATGTTGAGAGGATTCAGTTACTGTAGGGGTGTTTATAAAGCATCCTTCTGAAAAGGGGATGTTTTCATTTCAGGTCTCCACTTGATTTCTAACAGTCATCTCAAACAAATACTGCAACAGTTCAGGGTCAGATGCATTAATTTATTCTTCACCATGAACACCAAATACAAATCCACTCAAGCATACAAAATATATATCTGGtgtgaaagaaaaggaataatAAAGTAGTGCCATTCTATGTTGGCAGAGATCAGAACCCCAGGTATTACGAATAAATTTCCTTGTATTTCCAAGTGATTCCATGGATGATGAAATCACTTTCTCTTACTCTTAAGTAAGTGCCAAATGATGCTCTTTCTCTAAGAAACTACATCCTTGTCTTAGCTCTGCGTAAAACAATCACATTCTTTCTTTTGGACCCTGAACTAGTAAGAAACAGCACATAAACAGCTTCTGCTCTTGTATGGCTGCACTTTAGTAACTGATTTCTCAGTAGCCAGATCTCAAAAATGTAAGTATGACTGCACAGGAAGCAAAACCATGCAGAGATCACAGGGACCTTCCTACAGTGTTGGGGGTaaaaagaaggagaaacaaATCAATGTTTTCAGATGTAGATGTTTTTGCATGACGTATGGGCAAAAGAAGTTGGCAAGAGACGAATGCACAAactagaaaaacaaacacataataatttaaaaaagagaacCATTTGCTATATACAATATAAAACTCTTCACCTGAGGTTGGACAATGGAAGCTTAAAATGTAGCTATAAAAATACAGGATTAAGACTTCTTAACCCAGAGATTGCATGCTTTTGCTTAGTTTTGGACTCATGTTTTGatgtttaatttttcaatgTGTTAATGTAGCCTTGTTCGCGTAAATAAAACGGTTCAcagtttcaggtttttttccaggggGA encodes:
- the GPM6B gene encoding neuronal membrane glycoprotein M6-b isoform X6, encoding MKPAMETAAEENAEQSQEKKGCFECCIKCLGGVPYASLVATILCFSGVALFCGCGHVALTGTVSILEQHFSTTASDHALLSEVIQLMQYVIYGIASFFFLYGIILLAEGFYTTSAVKELHGEFKTTACGRCISGMFVFLTYVLGVAWLGVFGFSAVPVFMFYNIWSTCEVIKSFQTNVTVPGDQICVDIRQYGIIPWNAVPGKACGPILENICNTNEFYMSYHLFIVACAGAGATVIALLIYMMATTYNYAVLKFKSREDCCTKF
- the GPM6B gene encoding neuronal membrane glycoprotein M6-b isoform X4 is translated as MGTSGQPGCFECCIKCLGGVPYASLVATILCFSGVALFCGCGHVALTGTVSILEQHFSTTASDHALLSEVIQLMQYVIYGIASFFFLYGIILLAEGFYTTSAVKELHGEFKTTACGRCISGMFVFLTYVLGVAWLGVFGFSAVPVFMFYNIWSTCEVIKSFQTNVTVPGDQICVDIRQYGIIPWNAVPGKACGPILENICNTNEFYMSYHLFIVACAGAGATVIALIHFLMILSSNWAYLKDASKMQAYQDIKAKEEQELQDIQSRSKEQLNSYT
- the GPM6B gene encoding neuronal membrane glycoprotein M6-b isoform X3, producing MKPAMETAAEENAEQSQEKKGCFECCIKCLGGVPYASLVATILCFSGVALFCGCGHVALTGTVSILEQHFSTTASDHALLSEVIQLMQYVIYGIASFFFLYGIILLAEGFYTTSAVKELHGEFKTTACGRCISGMFVFLTYVLGVAWLGVFGFSAVPVFMFYNIWSTCEVIKSFQTNVTVPGDQICVDIRQYGIIPWNAVPGKACGPILENICNTNEFYMSYHLFIVACAGAGATVIALIHFLMILSSNWAYLKDASKMQAYQDIKAKEEQELQDIQSRSKEQLNSYT
- the GPM6B gene encoding neuronal membrane glycoprotein M6-b isoform X5 codes for the protein MGCFECCIKCLGGVPYASLVATILCFSGVALFCGCGHVALTGTVSILEQHFSTTASDHALLSEVIQLMQYVIYGIASFFFLYGIILLAEGFYTTSAVKELHGEFKTTACGRCISGMFVFLTYVLGVAWLGVFGFSAVPVFMFYNIWSTCEVIKSFQTNVTVPGDQICVDIRQYGIIPWNAVPGKACGPILENICNTNEFYMSYHLFIVACAGAGATVIALIHFLMILSSNWAYLKDASKMQAYQDIKAKEEQELQDIQSRSKEQLNSYT
- the GPM6B gene encoding neuronal membrane glycoprotein M6-b isoform X7; translation: MQYVIYGIASFFFLYGIILLAEGFYTTSAVKELHGEFKTTACGRCISGMFVFLTYVLGVAWLGVFGFSAVPVFMFYNIWSTCEVIKSFQTNVTVPGDQICVDIRQYGIIPWNAVPGKACGPILENICNTNEFYMSYHLFIVACAGAGATVIALIHFLMILSSNWAYLKDASKMQAYQDIKAKEEQELQDIQSRSKEQLNSYT
- the GPM6B gene encoding neuronal membrane glycoprotein M6-b isoform X2, translating into MKPAMETAAEENAEQSQEKKVITRPEMEIGRYHWMYRSSRPHRYHHVPALRGNISPLGIQGCFECCIKCLGGVPYASLVATILCFSGVALFCGCGHVALTGTVSILEQHFSTTASDHALLSEVIQLMQYVIYGIASFFFLYGIILLAEGFYTTSAVKELHGEFKTTACGRCISGMFVFLTYVLGVAWLGVFGFSAVPVFMFYNIWSTCEVIKSFQTNVTVPGDQICVDIRQYGIIPWNAVPGKACGPILENICNTNEFYMSYHLFIVACAGAGATVIALLIYMMATTYNYAVLKFKSREDCCTKF
- the GPM6B gene encoding neuronal membrane glycoprotein M6-b isoform X1, with protein sequence MKPAMETAAEENAEQSQEKKVITRPEMEIGRYHWMYRSSRPHRYHHVPALRGNISPLGIQGCFECCIKCLGGVPYASLVATILCFSGVALFCGCGHVALTGTVSILEQHFSTTASDHALLSEVIQLMQYVIYGIASFFFLYGIILLAEGFYTTSAVKELHGEFKTTACGRCISGMFVFLTYVLGVAWLGVFGFSAVPVFMFYNIWSTCEVIKSFQTNVTVPGDQICVDIRQYGIIPWNAVPGKACGPILENICNTNEFYMSYHLFIVACAGAGATVIALIHFLMILSSNWAYLKDASKMQAYQDIKAKEEQELQDIQSRSKEQLNSYT